In the Glycine max cultivar Williams 82 chromosome 19, Glycine_max_v4.0, whole genome shotgun sequence genome, cataatataatatataaaaagattactgcaaaactatatatataatcttgttttatatttttctggTCTCTTCCAACCTTGGATCTTAGGTCGTCACTCCTCTAAACTAGACCTTGGATTAAGCACATACAATTTAGTATTTTCCCTCTCAACTAAATTCTTTCTCGCATCCTACTCCAGTCTTTAGCAGTTCTGATTGCAGTAATGGGCAATTTTTCTTAAGATACTCAAAACCATCAGAATGCATCACGGCTGCAATAGAcataataatgaaagaaatgatatGAGAATCAACTGTCAACTAACAAATAATGTAGACAccaaaatgatgaaaatatattACAAGCTAAGAAGTAATTGGCTATGAACTCAAATGTAGAGTTGGGTTTGAAAGTTAAGCATGGAAACTCACCATCAAAGTTTTCAGCAGAAAATTTTTGACAGATGGACTTCAAGTGGGTAGCACAATAACGGTCCGCAAGAGCAAAAATATAGGCAACAGAATCTACAGATATGTCTTTACAAAGTATAGATTCACACATCAACATTAGTCTTGGCAAACCATACTTTTCTCCGGCAGCTAACAACTTTGCTATAAATGATTCAGACAACGAAGGAAAGAATGACGAATCCAACATAAAGAGCTCTTCATCTTCCAAAAGAGTGTCTCTATAAACAAAATGAAGTAAAGCCTGCTCAACATAGAACACGATTAAAATTAGATAGCCAACCAAACGATAGGCCAGATTTTAACTGAATTAAATAGCATATATCTTGTGTGGAACAAAAAACAGCTACAAAGGTATAGAGAAAAAGAGGAACTTTTAATGAATGTGACACCTTGAAAACCTTAGGTTCCATGTCAATAACAACTATCTCCTGATCATCCTTCTTCAACGcattaaaaaattgagtttcAAACATGGTTGATCGAGCTGCCAAAACAAGCTTATGAGCATAAAACCTTTCTCCACCAACCGAGAAAGTAACATCAAATGATTCCTCATCCTCTAACAACATCCCAAAATGTTCACCAATATCAGATTCAGGAACCTGTATTGTGTTTATGAAATAGTGCAATTTATCTTCAAGCAGTCATCCTTGAGAAAATTTGACGTCTCAAGTTGTCTCCGTTTGAAAAACCGCGTATAGCCCCTATTACACAACAAGTGCATCATTGATCACTACTTAATGTACACCACAAAAATGGATACAAGAGCTAATAAATCATGATGATATCCAAATCATATCACCAAAATCACAAGGTTCTCTAGTTcctttgaaaatttaatttttatgtcttATATTCTAATAAAAGAGCTATCTCTTTAACCCCTGACAATagtgaaaaaagattaaaagaaaaatcaataacaCTTTGCTTTATTTTAAAGACTATATTGTTTACATAAATGTTGGACATACGAATATAATAAGTTTgtatagagactaaaactaaattttaaaatattaaaaaactaagatacatttcaatatttattttctaaaaataaaaataaaaataaagaaaacactaACACTAACCACATGCTGCCATGGTTTATGAGAGTGTAAGGCCCAATCGTGAGGGAGTGACTGAAGTGGCTATGAACCTTGTGCTCTCCTTTCTTGCATAGGTCGAGCAACGTGAGATCGAACAACGCACGAACGTTGGTGCTCTTGGAATGGAGTGCAACGAAGACAGAGACATAAGCGGCATTATCTTTGGGGTCCCTACCATCAGGGAAAAAGTATATGGCCCATTGGAACCCTCCCACTATGAAAGTCTCACTCACGATGTATTTCCCAATGCCCATTCCTTTCGTTAGTGAGTAACCCTTGATCACAAACTCGTGGGAACCACTCATTGTCTCTGTCACCGATTTTGAACTCGTTTGGGACCCTAGAACACTCCTACTCACCATTGCTGGGTTGCACATCGCACGCGACATTTTCTAAGGAAGTAAATTTTTCTCGAAAAGTAAAGGAACACGGATTTGCACTGAATCAGATCTTATATTTTTGGCTTCAATCCAAATAAGTTATGGATTTCATTAAAtgttacattaaataaataataaatggcAAGTGAATAAAAGAACGATGGCatttaaagatttttcttttatactttaatctgatctttattcttgaagcttttgtgCGCATGAGACAACCAGGTTTTCATCTCAAATATCATCAATGACttacacattataaaaaaaatttgtggtTTACTgtctttttagtctctaaacttTTTAGGATTTCTATTTGTAATACCTGTACTTTTTCTTACTAGTCAatgttccttaattttttattagggactagaataaaaaatactaaaaattttagtgattaaaaatataatatgtgcCCATTTTGTCCTATTCGacgaaaacgttagaaaaaccaaaaagggggtctgtgaattttgaaaagaagggttcgggagttgtttttgcacggggaaggtatacACGCCCGTCACAatggacgacaacctttaatcgagtgtacaTAATgtaacttcaaaattatgttgttttcttttttatgtttctttattttttttgggttaacaagggtgttgcccttgctcctacgtatcctcaggtgcgatgaggaattcagacctgtTCTTTAAGTCCGAATGTTTTGTGTGTTaagttggttttatgttttttgaaagattcattttaattgtgaacaaaaaGGTCGTTTaaagcgttggaccttgaaatgatgttttaacttttgaaaagaggagagaaccgttaaggagttggaccttgaaatgatctcaagtgatatttgataaaaagtagttagttatgagttgattttatcttggtttcGTTCGTTAACTTCCAACCTCTTTAAAGATAACTTTACAACATTAGTGAtcagttaagattgaactttacaaagaaaatgagatcaccgatgatagatggaggaaatgaatatgcacaaaacacAAGGGGGACCCATAAGGGTGCATGGATCACATTCAAAtatcaaaaacaaaactaatcgACGGCCACACGAAGAACACTGAACAAGGAACAATGTAGGGGTCGATCACTGTCGTGATTCAGTAGCGCCTCggcttcattttctcttctttcttcttcttctctctcaatTCTCTCAATATCTTTCAATGCtgaaccttggaaccctttactcagcccccttcatgcctatttatatCCAAAAATGGCATTTGGTGGACCTGcagctcacccaggcaagcTGAGACTTAGCCATGATATCTTTCAATGCtgaaccttggaaccctttactcagcccccttcatgcctatttatatCCAAAAATGGCATTTGGTGGACCTGcagctcacccaggcaagcTGAGACTTAGCCATGAAGCAATTGGCTCACCTAGGCGAGCCAGAGACTGGTGTCGAACAACACAGTTTGGCTAGCGAGAATCAATGAATGACAGTCCCctgacaaaattagggtataacacttcagatgaacatttctctcctatttATGAGAGTTATGGGCAAAAGGCTTAAGATGGGTTCTATTTGGCTGACGGGTATTTGTTCAAAacgggaaagctttgcatatcCCAAGGATCCATCAGGAAATTATTTGTGAAacagagccatgagggtggccTCATGGGCcattttgggatagacaagacccttgtcttactgaaagaaaacttttattggccccatatgaagaaagatgtccataagcattcactacaagaaaaatgacctaAGCCTACGGACGCCTTTTTGCTACAGACAttaattagtgtaggtaaatctCAAAAATACTTCTACCTACAAGTGACtaatgtaggtaaaactcaaccATTTGTACCAACCATTATTTGGTGTAagtaaattcattaaaactgaaaaaagaCTTCTACCTACAATTACATTGTGTAGGTAAAACTTCAAAAAACTTGTGCCTATGGTtgattagtgtaggtaaaactcaaaaGGATTACTACCTACAAAAGCACAGTGTaggcaaaattctaaaaaactTATACCTACAACTACGTAATGTAGATAAAACTTCATAAAACATGTGCCTATAATTGGTTGATGTAGGTATACCCTCAAAAGTCTTATACCTACAATTGTTGGCGTAGGTAAAACTCTTTAAGactgtttaaatttgaatattaatctcttgttttttttagtaaatactcaatctcaaaaaataaccattcaatttaaattaatttttagttaataattgttcaaaattttaaagataaaatatattaattagtaatattaaattttaatttagattattatttttatggattaatttagattaacattattttttatggcaatttcttgttagtttcaacaatgatattcattttatcttgaaatcaaactccaAAATGGCCACAAGCCTTTGGATTATGGACCGGGCCTTTGAATTGATGCAGAGAAGGTACTAGTTTAGTTTCACCAAAATAACCCGCAGACGCAAACGTTGAAAACACATCCGTCTGCCCCAACATTACAAGCTAGAtcccttctctcttttcttcctttcccCGTTTGTTTCCCTTCTTCTCTCAGGCAATTCCTCAATCacgcttttccttttttttcttttttgccattccttcacaatttcccttttctttttcattttcccatctttttttcttcttcttacgtGTTTTACACCGCGAAGaataatttgattgattgattaacgCATCAGGAGAAATTTCAGTTACATTGCAAACTTATCTGAACTTGATTCAATTTTCTATATGCTTCAGcttttgtatattattatattattatttgtttttatttatactttgcCTGACTTGTTGCATATATAATGTAATAGTTCGATTTCCATGCCCTTGGTTTGCGTGTTTATCTGTTCGTGTTTGGGTAAAGAGAGTGTGTAGCAATATGatacatcatcatcttcttcttcttcgttctgGACACGCGACAATTAACATAGGGTTTGGGATTGATGCGCAGGTTACATGGCATGTTGCCGTTACTTGCTGAGTTGACTCTCCAAACACTGATGGAATAGATCCaggtaaattattattattattatttccactGGCTTTCAGAGGAAAACattagataaaaagaaaaaagggaaaaagctaTGTGGGATTAACAATATACTGGTACTTAGTTGTTTATTAGATGCTATATGTGAGCTAAATCTCTGTTCAAATATTAGGCGACTCATGTTTAAGAAAGAATTTGACACAAGCTATGTGGGATTCAATTCTGGATCAGAGCTTCTCTCTCGTCAGAATTTATGTAATGCGTACCTTGACTTCTAAATACATGTCATCTTGCTACCTTCTATATGGCTGCTTTGTGCCACTATATGGAATTGACTCCTATGCTTTTGACATTAGTTTGTAAATATTGCAATTCAACTTGTTTATTTATGGAAGAATTCATTCAGCCTTATTTTGGTtgctaaagaaaaaaataattgcttataatttttgtttgagtgCAGCCAAATTGCTATTCCAGAGTTATAAGTGTTAATGGCGATGaacatattataatatttgCGAAGAGGGACATTAAACAGTGGGAAGAGCTTACATATGATTACAGGTTTACCTCTTCTCCAAATGAGGCAGAGGGAGCAATTgctgttattattattaggagTGTTTGGAAAGCATCCTTGAATATCTTGCTGATCAGAAGGACCCTACTACTTTATGCCAGAAATTTATTGATGAGTTTGATCGATGCATCCTCAGTTATTTCGCATTTAATTGGAACCAAGCTTCTTATATGATTAGTCAGGTAcagtatatataatttagaaCAAAACTTTGCATGCAGTATACTTCAAGCAGATTTTGGTACTAATAAGTGTCCTAACATTTGTTACTTTTGGGGATGATAATAATAGCCAATGTATAAGTAGAGTATTAGAGTATTTGTATCATCCTCGTATTTATTGAACagatttggctatattatttggggatgttttaaaaaaatgtatatatgagATGCTTGTAATACTTCTtacaaagtaataaaattaaaaaatatatatttaatattttttcatttaataataagaTTATTAGTAATATATTACAGGAGatttattcaaacataaatatGCAAGGTTATTATTAGGAATTGGAATTTGTGTCCCCTGAGAATGTCTCCTAGTGTATCCAATTGATTGATGAGGTCCGGCTGCTTCCTGAAGAACATAAAGCAAAAGTAGAAAAGCTGGAGGTAGACTtcatactaataataattaaaaaatgtttaaaaagaaataagagaaaatcacGTGAGATTGAAAAATAGAGtaggaaattaatttaaattagaaaaaagatgAGGAAATCAAGAAAGACatataagaaagaagaagagaaatctgataaaaagaaaattttcaaaacgaAAAGGTGTAATTCAccttttatacataaaactatcaattaaaatatcatatttcacacaaaattacaaatttattttaaaaaaattatcgatCTATGAAACTTTAATCTCACTTGCCATAAAATCTTTCACATTTACTCACATTTTCAGATTTGCTTGCTACCTTTGAACctttaaaatcattttgcatTCCGATTTTGTCACAAGcctctaattatttaaataaaaaaatctaagaaattttcataaaaaaagaagaagaagaattgaaCAAGAGAGTTAATGAAGAACTAGAAACGCTCCATGAAAGCTAAGGAAAAGGAGAGACATACAATTTAAGTGGAACTGAAAATACGAAATttaaaaagcaagaaaattttcttgtttgtgCGGTGACACAAAGCAAGTAAAGAACGTAACCATGCTTTAGCATAGTAATAGTAATCAGTCACACTTTGGACATGAGGAAGTAAGAGTAGAAGGTGACGACATGACCCTTAACGCCTACGGCAGGGTTAGTATCGTTGGTCCAACAATTGTGGTCGTTAAGTGATATATCATATGTTTCATGTTACATAATACTCCATATAATTAAGACATGCAGCATCTGATTACCTTTGGATTCGCCAACGAAGCAACTCCGGCGTCCTCCACCTCTGGCTCTGGGgaaacatggttcctcacctcAATCGCTGCGTCAAATGACATATTTTAAACAATTCTGTTTCAATAGGATAGGAGGCAGATAGCTATTTCGTTCAAAATAGAACCATGGTAATGTGAGACATATGACCATATGTTCTTGGTAATGTGGCTATCTGCATGTGCATGAATAGCTCAAGAGTGAATCAGAACCATGGTCATGTGAGTTCAAGTGCTTGGTTCTTTGACATGGATAtccttattttatatgattttgatatttcatatttgcatatgattatatttatagtttctagcAATTTGTTCATTTCAGCTTAATTCATATATTGCTGATTTGCAGGGTGTAAAATGTGGTATTTATGGTGCCAATTCTGCAGAATGGATTATGAGCATGCAggtacattttatttttgaatttgcttCCCTTGTTTTCTGGTGAGTTTTTTCCATCTTGATTTTTCTGCTCACTCTATATGTTGGAGGTTTCTATTGTATTATTTAGATGTTGATATgttgatttttgtttcttttttgcgCTGAGTATCTAttgttatttctatttctaCTATATTGTTTCTTTGGTAGTTGGATTTTTGTAGTCCTTATTGAGCTTAATGGAGAATAAGGTATTTCTAGATTGAAGCTTTGTTTCTTATATTGAATATCTACTCTTTGCAGAGAGTTCCACTTATTTACGAACAAAGtccttttaaaataatgcaAGTAAAGAACTTACACTGAAACTTGTCCGGTACCTAAAATTGTGATATATAACTTTTCTAACAATGATATGTTTTTTGAAGTTTACTACATGCAGTAAATTCAAATGGTGCATGGTACTGGGAGAATATCTCATTgtacaaatattcatttttcaaattaaacttataattttCAGTTGCTTTGACACTCTCATTCATGTGACACAGGTGTTGGGGCTATAGAGTTTATTATATGCCATTCAGAGGTCTCAATTGCACTTgcggaagagaagaagatacCTGAGGTTCTCCTATCTAAGCCCTCTGTTTTATAGCAGTTTAATTGTTAGGAAGGATTTGAGAGTTGTGTACAATCTTTTGTAAACAGTTAGTCTCACCcaaatatttgttttgaaaCTTTTCAGCTATTCAAGACATTTCCAAATGCAACAAAGTATCTCAAGAGTAAGTTTTGTTGATTCTCTCCTTTCTTTCCTAAAATGCTTGTGCTTTAGAAAGAAGCATTCATTTTTATGTCTTTGTTACACAAGAGTAAGTTTTGTTGATTCTCTCCTTTCTTTCCTAAAATGCTTGTGCTTTAGAAAGAAGCATTCATTTTTATGTCTTTGTTACagcaattaatgaatataacttTTTTGTGCAATGGAAATGAAAAGAGTAAGTTTTGTTGATTCTCTAGGAGAAAAGTTTTGTTGATTCTCTCCTTTCTATtgctttgaatattttgtgTTTCCCATtcctaattcaatttttaatactgCCACAGGATCAAACTCAGAGCTTTGAACTTCCTATTAAGAAAAGGATGTATACATGTCTTACCTTCCACTTGCACATACTTTTTTTAGGACCATTGAGGAGATATTCATATGGCATGGTGCTTCAATTGGTTTCTGGCGTGGGGTAAGTATATGTAGTATATGTATATCTGTCATTATGAAATGAACATTTGATGTAATAATTAAACTTTGGATTTGTTTGATCCCCCCCCACACAAAAGTTGAACTTTGGATTTGGAATATGACCATCATTTACTCAATGGCTGTAGGATGTCAAATTGTTAATTGATGATGTTGGGGAACTAAAACCAACTATTTTCTGTGTTGTTCCCCGTGTGCTTGATAGAGTGTACTCAGGTAAACTCTTGAAAATTCTCATGATTGTTGACAGTTTGATGATCTTTCCATAATCATATAATCTTGatggtaaaattattatttcaataggACAAAGCTACTCTGCAAATTATTTCTTGATCATTGGAGTagcatttttcttacttttctttttcatttttcttccttccCCTTCCCAATTGGGAAAAAAATGCATTGACTCTCAACCCCTATCTGATACACAGGTTTGACACAGAAGATTTCTTCTGggggcttcttgaggaagacaTTAAAGAAAGACAGTAGAATCtccttttatgtttattattattttcaaaactcaaaaagaAAGACAGATTTGAACTGTAATTATGTTTATGTATGAACATGCGCACACAGTAGAATCTccttttatgtttatgtaatctaattttggattttgaatgcTAATTATATGGGTCTAAAATTGTTCTTGATTAATTTGATTAGGGAAATGACGATTAGCTAATACTTctagatttaaatttatttcttataaatataaatcaataaaattaagagcACAACTATAAAATTATGTCTAACTGAAATATATGTGGAAGTTATTCTGATGTCTTGTCACTCTAACTTTGTGTATATATGCAAAAGATATTGTAGACATCTTTATGGTCCTTGTACTAGATTAGGGTCTTGATGTCTTGTCACTCTAATAGTGGAGGGTCAGCTCTAGCCAAGGCCTAGGTAATTATGAACTTGGCAAAGCTAGTTGGAGTTGGAGCTGGAAGGATCGTTGGATTGCTGCACTGCCCGCATTCAATTATGTATGTTATAAGCTCTCTCTAAGATCTAAACATTTACCTACAGTTGAAGATGATAGGTACATGTtaaagacttttacctacagttaggagatgtaagtagaagttaatgacttttacctacacattATACATAGTATATAAAACCTATAGTGACAGACAATTAGCTATCACTATACGCCCCCTCAAAGTTGACAGAAGAAATGTTTGTAGGACAAAGTTTCTTATACATTTACCTACggatttttttacttatagtgacagtttttgtctgtaggtataggtcatttttattgtagtgattgcactaggtgtgtggcttgtttacaagcctaGTCTAGGGTTATACCTCAtaggctatacacacccttactcATCCCATTTGCACCCtcggtagacattagtatggactttgttcTTGGGCTTCCTTGAACCCAAAGAcatgtagactctatctttgtggtggtggataggtttagcaagatgacacactttataccatggcATAAGGTAGATGATGTTtctcacatctcaaaactcttcttTGGGGAAATTATGAGACTCTATGGTTTGCGTAGGATTATTGTGTCATATAGAGATGCGAAGTTCCTTAGCCttttctggaaaaccttatgggctaagcaaggaactaagcttcttttctctaccacttgtcatccataaATTGATGGGCAAACAAAGGTAGTGAATGGGTCtctatccacccttttaagggcttttCTGAAAGGAACCCATAAGTCTTAGGATTAGTATCTTCCTTATGTAGAATTTTCCTACAACAGGGGGATTCATAGAACAaccaagcaatccccttttgaggttatctatgggttcaatcctctAACACCCTAAGACCTAattcccctcccacttgacacttcttttatacataaagaaggggaatcaaggttagagtttgtaaagaagttgcatgagagggttaggaACCAACCAAAGGTGTATGCTACTAAAGGAAATAGAGGAAGAaatgagctagttcttaatgaaggggactgggtttggctccatcttaggaaggataaa is a window encoding:
- the LOC121174175 gene encoding long chain acyl-CoA synthetase 4-like; this encodes MSYLPLAHTFFRTIEEIFIWHGASIGFWRGDVKLLIDDVGELKPTIFCVVPRVLDRVYSGLTQKISSGGFLRKTLKKDSRISFYVYYYFQNSKRKTDLNCGADTE